From Engraulis encrasicolus isolate BLACKSEA-1 unplaced genomic scaffold, IST_EnEncr_1.0 scaffold_26_np1212, whole genome shotgun sequence:
tagggcggaattctcccgtctccacttaagtcagTTTTACGCACGCACTTTTTACGCACCTTGATCCTGCgcgcattctcccctctgaaatattaccacacccctcgcgcttaactccgaaaaacagtgcgtagcccaacatgggcgtgatatatgttaaatggggggatgagtcttccccgacttcatcagttgtggtttcaaagaaaccacggagcatggattttcagagcaaccatgtgaaaacctcggtagtccattgagatccaaaactgaactttaactttgaatttagaaccacgtgccaaaagtcctcgtgcaaaagcatatcaaaatctaacctcagcttattttcacaagcacaaggcgagtagtcgaggtgagataatgaaatggaaacgcaatgtgtacctttggcgggaactcagctgagcgttttggtgcgcaacaggttgattgaaataataaacatgatgaaacgtttggttaaaaatggagtttggtgtgttgcctagtCAAGTCCGGAAATCAAAacctgatttaaaatgctgataattcccacagttaaaacaacacattgtatttgcttacttttaaaagtgcttctccgcttctctgtacagcaacgtgacattaacatcattggaaatatgtggatctcagctgtccgtcagcatattacacttgggctacatgcatgctgaagaatgaacaaggaaatcgatcgtaatgaaaaaacggagactttattattctgtcgcagacatgagaattaattggacatgggcatgcaatgccaagccaggacttaaacgtgcagctgatggggtgtaaaagagaccagaagcgaaaagcCAAAGACAtgatctgatatgtaggcctacatttttacgtttagctgtaatgacattcaggaaatattttctgccttacaaaaacagatagaacaacctgtagcctaccgcAGTATGTGGCGGTTTTGTATgacgggcatcagttcagaaagtttaataggttacatgcacatatgcacgagttccaataaatcacaaaagtggaggagttgcaataaaaaccctttacttaacgtcgtggctacaacattatCACCccgaaaatggtgaaggttgttttgaataggcatactttgggtggctgttaggatgactggaacagcggtctttagtctgacgtgccttgtcaatttagcctacttgtgcatggtgcaacgaggtgtttttggttttggttaccgtccgtggagacaacatgatgatcctcatactgattaattaattacctgcctttgtttgtaagttcaccgatatgagaacatgctctgggcagctggtcatattttgtcacaattaatgtaggatgtttatgtagtggaactgtgaatgaatttcgatttgaacTCACGCTGACGgcaaggaacatcaacaaagcatagcttaccgtgtaacatgttcaaaatgcgagccaagcgagcatcaaatgcaatattacattttacctcatagtggcgcttgaccttactacagccctttgatgcgcgtaaaggcaaacgcgcttaagtgcacgggagaatacgcttaggattcatttacatgcgaaactccctgattttggcctggccccacccaaagtgcgcaactggtaaaatcgcgcgtaaaccccgcttaatcacagacttgagtaaccgcggaggcgctgttaagcgctttttttgacttaagcgggtgggagaattccgcccatagtgcattacttaaaggtgcactgtgtggtaTTTTAAGCGGTTTCCTTCCACAATTCATGCTGTCtgttcacaaatacttaccaccaccaccatcaacttctatgtattcattatgactgggaatattgcatttttcatccatgaaaagctggatcttctctatgtccgccattttgaatttcagagATATACATTTCTAGCTGCAacaaatactagtttattacttaatgcTCCATCCCCCTTCTCTTGGGGAGATTTTCCATTAATTGGGTCAAAATCAGAAATATGATTAAAAATCaccattattgtttttttttttgcctcattttcctttaaatttataaaatgaaatataaccaagaatgaattatataaggggtgaacaaaataaaactaaattgtaataattatgtaggAGGCAATCGCATGAAACTAATTTTCTGGGCAGAAACACcggcctgtcagtatgttctggcttcaaggatgctcgaaggcaggtcactattgccatgattaaagcacgattgaaatcacgattaatCACGTATTTCAATTATTTTGATGCATTGTGCAGCCccactacagggtattggttccagccCCTGGAGCCATATGGAGGGGGGCAGATGACTTGCTGAAGGGGCAGAGGGAAATGAAATGACACCAgcatgaaaacataaaaaaaaactaCATTTATTGGCAAGAACGCAATACACACCTGTGCAGTCAATAGCACAAAACATTGTAACACACGTGTGTATGATGTAGTCAAGTCCAAACCATTTAAACACACGTGTGTATGATGTAGTCAAGTCCCTTTTTGAAGAGTCTGAGacaagtccaaagaggttcgagtccaagTCCAGTTGGAATCGCATGTTGGTCAGTGGAAATCAATGAAGACGATGCATGACATTTAGTTTGCCTTCAAATATTCATGTTATCGTCATTTCTGTGAAGATTAACTAGCGTGTTATTGGATTAAGCCACCACTTCAAAATATATGATGGCTAATCTTCTAAATAAAATTAAGAACTACTCGGCCGAATCCAAAAGCggtatttggcaagaccattttccaaatccaagacaGTTCTGAGTTCACCAGCTAGCAAGTCCAGGGgcccgtttctcgattattgtcgttgctaaccgtcttaagaccgtcttacggcataacaccattcccttggatttagttgTGAGCGTCGccgtcgagagagagttgagtcgctcgtacgaaggacttgctcgatagcaaagacgctttcgagaaacggtcTGTAGAAAAGAGGACTCGACCCGGACTAAAGTCTGAGTCTGGACAACAGCACTACAGCCCAGCAGCAACCATTCACCTCTCTtcatcttcacctctccctcatcccctcttcttcacctctccctcatctcctcttcatcctccatttcttcacctctccctcatcccctcttcatcctccacttcttcacctctccctcatcccctctTCATCCTTCCCCTCTTCACCTCTTTCTCATCCCGTCTTCAGGTCATTCTCCATTTTCTTGAGTCtggcaaaacacaaacaaaacaaaaacatgaacatgcATTTCAGGCCACACATGTCTCAGTTATTATGtattaataatactaataatactattagaaataataataataaccataataataataataataatattgaattCCAGGCCACACATGTCTCAGTTATTATGtattaataatactaataatactattagaaataataataataaccataataataataataataatattgaattCCAGGCCAGACATGTTTCCATAGTTGTTACTATTATCGTATTTTAGGCTTGCTATGTCTGGGGACCGGGTGGGGAGTATGTCTAGAACCTGCTAAGGAGTAACCCAGGTTACAGTTCTGGTGTTCTAAGTGGTAACCCAGGTTACAGCTCTGGTGTTCTAAGTGGTAACCCAGGTTACAGCTCTGGTGTTCTAAGTGGTAACCCAGGTTACAGCTCTGGTGTTCTAAGTGGTAACCCAGGTTACAGCTCTGGTGTTCTAAGTGGTAACCCAGGTTACAGCTCTGGTGTTCTAAGTGGTAACCCAGGTTACAGCTCTGGTGTTCTAAGTGGTAACCCAGGTTACAGTTCTGGTGTTCTAAGTGGTAACCCAGGTTACAgtactttttcaggccgaggaccactttgcctccccaaaaatgttcacggaccacctgtcaactgaatcaacagtggacgggtgctaatttgacgatGCTgaattcgatgcagatcacttacttatGGTGGAAATATGACAGCTATGCACGGCTTTGACATAAtgtcacaaatatagcctactgctagcttgtcttggaaaagtagaaattccctcgcggaccacctgtgcTCTGTTGCGTACcaccactttgagaatcactggtctagaacCTGCTAAGGAGTAACCCAGGTTACAGTTctggtgaacactgcacacatatTATGCCTGTTgccatattatgtgtgtgtgtgtgtgtgtgtgtgtgtgtgtgtatgtgtgtgcgtgtctgtcaccTATGTTGTATccgtggctagtgtgtgtgtgtgtgtgtgtcacctctgtcGTTTCCGAGGGCGTGTCTGGGCTGGCGTCCGCTATGGTGCCCAGGTAGACAATGTTGCGATGCAGAATCTGTTGATATCTACACAAGGGAAACGTCAAGTTCAGATGACATTTTAGATGGAGTACCAAATTCAGGTGGAATAGGGTTGCATTAAAGGCAGCGAGAAGGGTTGTCACCTCATGTCTGACGAGACCCCCTGGACGTTTCAGTAAGTTTAAGTTGCAATATGCGGcctcgcctcctccacttgtgcttgtttcctcgtaccaggatggaatgtgtcatgatgacatcactgtcaacagcattacatttcaatatcttgcaaaaactcaattgtaaagtctttttctcatttgcaattgggatggtgaatgaaaaacagtccctcaaaagttgttgtggcgaggctgacagctgggaaactttatcgttttctccacggaggaggggccaggagccagggcgaggaaacaagcacaagtggaggaggcaaggtcgcatattgtaaggCACTCAGTGAGTTGAAGTTACTTACTGGACACACTCGGTGGCACGCCCCCTCTGCATGTACTCCGCTATGCACTTCACCAGCTGGTCGTTTTCATCTAGTAGCTGTAGGGAGAAACGAAACATTAGAAATTAGCTAAGAAAAAACATTATAGAATTAAGATAGCGGAACTTGTTATTATGTATCCAAGCAATTTCACAGAATCCTCCGTCTCCTCCCACTCAACACCTGGGAGCTGGACAAAAAGAAGTCAGAAGTTCACGGCTCTGAAAATTAGTGGCGTTACGGCACCATCTAGTGGTTGTCAAAGGAACATCCACATTAACAAAATATTGTACGAAAAGAAATTATGACAAATGCTTTAGCGTTTGGATGTTGAACGCTCATCTTAAATGCATTACAGAAATTGACAGTAGATTACAGACAATAGAAATCAGAGTGTGTCCGTATTGGTGATGTAATTCTGAGCTCTTTGACAACATGCTACCAGACAGTGAGATTATTTATGTCATGTATTTCTTACCCTCTGGATGATTTCCTGGTTTATTTCTGCCTTTCCACGCTGCCTCTTCGGTACGAAAACAACAGACATTTTATCACAACAGGCTATTTTGTCTCTGTGGGGGTGTAGGCAGGTTCAAAAGGTAAATGGAGGAGTAATAACGACTGACTTGGTTATACTTTCATAACCGGGAACTTCTGTTTAGAATGCGTTGCCCAGTGCTAACTAGCATCTGGGTTTAACTGACTAGCCAAGGCAGGCGCTATATATATTATGTCTTTTTTATGCCGCCTGGATTCTCGTTTAAACACACCACAACAGTCATCAAGCGACAGAGATCATCTTTTAAAATTAAAGTTGCGAAAACGGCTCCATACCGAAAAGAGCTCACGTAAAACCTTAATTATCCCGCGATTAATATTAGCTAGCACAACTATGGGCAACCATGGCGGATGTATCACTGCGCATGCTCAAATGACGccattccttcttttctttcttcctcacaTCGAAATTCAAAATAATGGGAAATATGTCTGGAAATACTCAAAAATACCATTTGTACTTTTTGGTAATACCCAAAATCTACCCCAAATCTGAATCACGCATTCATTTTTAACGACACTGTTGGCGTAATATTTAGTATGTAACAATTGTGTGATGAtgtaggggggggggtagatgggGGTTGTCATTGTAGGCcattggttctcaaacttttcccatcattcccaaCTTTGGAGACTCTGGATGCTTCTgagcaccccccccaccccccaagcaacagcagtacttgcgcagactgattttaagaTCTCTGcgttgtgcagaatcaaaggaaaggttcatttcctatatgagaattaataacataatgtttataattatgtatatgatgcttaaaacgtattggcttattggcgagacaggaaatcatttccttggaaaaaaaaaacaaaatcagatgtcacacgcctgtgatgcctccgcgcccccccagggggggcttacgccccactttgagaaagactgttGTAGGCCAAGGCCAACTGTAGTGTATTCAGTTGGGTTTGCTGCTGGATGTTTTACCAGATATTTTTTTTAGGAAGAGGAAGAACTTTGGTTTTACTTATAGCAGGCACTGGGGAATTAATATTTTCTTTGTAATTGAATTATGTAGCTAAATCCCACGGAATGCAAGGTAATGTTAAGTCTTACTATTTAGTCTTAAACCAATTTAAACCATTCTGCCTCAATGAACAAAAACAATGAAAACTGATGTTATGAACAAAATGTACCAGTGCTCTGCTTTGTAGATGTCTCTGTCGTCTCCTATATAACCACCTAGAGCGTAATTATTGAATCTTACATCCTTTTCTTACAGTTTTGTACTTATCCAATACAGCCTACATGAGAGTGAGAGCGACTATTACAAAAAAGAATACCAGATGGAGGGTACGGAATACCCATTCTTCAGGCCCCTAAATACCGGTATATTGTAGATGTCAGAGCAATATCATGCTAAAAGATGGTTTAGGTCTTCAGTCTCCTCTAATATATaccagaatgaagtccagttggagtgcttcctggaacggtctagttttttaagatggtgctctttggtgacaggcttggttgatttcaaaaaagtttgagaaataccaaggcactcatcttctttgtaattaaaatgcctttacaaaataaaggcattttaattacaaagaagatgagtgccttggtatttctcaaacttttttgaaatcctCTAatatatagtttatatttccttatccaacaaagtctcaaataagagaaaatgaagcattgcataaaatagcctgacagggtgagatggcatttagtcatCATACTGCAAAATGTTGGAAAcggcttcctgtccaaattagaactgtccCAACAGCATCGTGTTTTAAAAGAAATTAAAACTAAATACAtttaaaacagctttattttcctCTGCCTTTGGTGCGTTATTTACTGTCTAGTGCTTTCTACAATAGATTtttctctttagcacattgaatgacagttgtgtgTGATAATGTGCTACATAAGTACTTGCTATATATAATCCAATTTATTTTCAAATAACATTAATAGAGTACTACCAAGAACCAAGACATGCAGAGAAATTGTGGACTGTGGGCTCCACTTCACCCGGGCTGCGATGCCTATTGACCGTTAGCCAAAGCTGTTCCACCCACCACAGATTCCAAGCAGTTATCAGAAGCCGTTATGCACCAAAATATTACTACTTGGAATAATCAGCAAAGTTGAATTTTCAGGAATGTCTTATTTTGTCCTACAACACACGGTAGATGTCTCTTTTTTCCCCATTAAGCCTGTCGGTACATTTCTTCAAATTCTATGCTTTGTTCCATTTTCTTGCTTGGAAAATAGAATGGTTAGTGTCCCCGATGCATGTGTTGTGtcccaaatgcatgtgtgtagtgtccccaatgcatgtgtgcattgaGGTCAAATTTATTTAAAGAATTTAGACATTTTTCTCCTAAAACATCGGAAGGCATGTGAATAACAAACACAACGTCACCACACACAGGCCAATGATGACCACGATTTAAAAAGCACAAAGCAACAAGAGCGGGCTGAAAGAACAACTGCTTTATTAAACTTTTGTAAATTATTTAAAATTGTGACATCAAATTGCTTGCCTAACAAATATACACATAAGGTAATATACGCGGCTGCTGCTGAAGCTTTAACTGGAGATGtctgaggagggggggaggagtcTGGCTGTGACGTCATAGAGGATGAGAAAGAAGTCGAGTGCTGCCCTCTAGTGGGCCTCCGCCTGTAATGACATCTCAACACCGCTCTGCTGAGGGggaagacgtgtgtgtgcgtgtgtatgtgtgtgtgtgtgtgtgtgtgtgtgtgtgtgtgtgtgtgtgtgtgtgtgtgtgtgtgtcatcaacaCTTCTCAGCTGAAAGGAGGACTGTGCACATCCCAGAAGAGCTGTGGTGCAGGACAAATGCTGACACGTTTTGAAGTAAGGAGTACGCACACATGAAACCagtttttgtttgatttttttttattccatgttGGGATTGCGTTTCCACCACTGATGGTCGAAACGTAATCTTgccatggaattaaaaaaaaaaggtgggtAATAAGTGTGCTGACTCCTCAATCAAAACTCTCACCGCCCACTGCTACCTGGAgagcgttacaatatgcgaccttgcctcctccacttgtgctcgtctcctggtcccgcctcctggcccctcctcagtggagaaaacgattaagtttcccagctgtcagcctagccacaacaacttgagggactgtttttcattcaccatcccaattgcaaatgagaaaaagactctacaattgagcttttgcaagatattgaaatataatgctgtggccagtgatgtcatcatgacatattacttcctggtacgaggagacaagcacaagtggaggaggcaaggtcacatattggaacgcactcctgGTATCACACCAACACGGCTGCCCGCTACATAGCTCAGTAGTTCCCAAACTAGTGGGTCGGGACCCCCACAGCTGATCCACAACTTGACATCACATGCGTATACTCCTTTAGCTCCTCTAGGGGGCGACCAACACCCACCAGGCAGATTACAGCAACATCAAACCACTGTAAACAAATtgtaaacagaaaataaacaattaaaacatGAAAGAATAAATGAGTGAATGAGATCCCAAACACTGACTTCTTAATcaggcccccccctccaccatgcTGCTGCCAGAGGGCCAGAGTCCAGtcagtgagcgcacacacacacacacacacacacctagcagaGCTATAGACAGTCAGCTCAGTCAGGGGTTAAAAAAAAGACATCTGCTTCATACAGACACGACATGACATTCGACAGCCCTAAGTAAAGGAATACGATACATGAATGCTTGAAATacaaaaatcaaacaaaacaaaaaaaacaagacgaAAGCGGTAATATTGACCAACTTGTTTAT
This genomic window contains:
- the ss18l2 gene encoding SS18-like protein 2, producing MSVVFVPKRQRGKAEINQEIIQRLLDENDQLVKCIAEYMQRGRATECVQYQQILHRNIVYLGTIADASPDTPSETTETQENGE